From the genome of Nitrospira sp., one region includes:
- a CDS encoding ABC transporter ATP-binding protein, with the protein MIKLVGVEKTLGKQPVLRGVDLTIPTGKLTTIIGRSGEGKSVLLKHIIGLMQPDRGEVWIDGTDIARLKGQALNEVRKKFAMLFQGAALFDSLTVFENVAFPLREKLRLKGDTVTRRVEEKLEQVGLNGMGHKFPAELSGGMRKRAGLARALVMEPEIILFDEPTTGLDPLMAKAIHDLIVAMQQQFGFTAVMVSHEIPEIFGISDYVAMLKHGRIAEMAPSSEFVKTTDEEIREFIFVGGTVTAKELPATSRS; encoded by the coding sequence ATGATTAAACTGGTCGGCGTGGAAAAAACGTTGGGGAAGCAGCCGGTCTTGCGTGGCGTGGACCTGACCATTCCTACGGGCAAGCTGACGACGATTATCGGACGGAGCGGCGAGGGCAAAAGCGTCCTGCTGAAACACATTATCGGCTTGATGCAGCCTGATCGCGGCGAGGTCTGGATCGACGGAACGGACATCGCGCGCCTGAAGGGGCAGGCCCTCAACGAAGTCCGGAAGAAATTCGCCATGTTGTTCCAGGGTGCGGCGCTCTTCGATTCGTTGACGGTCTTTGAAAACGTGGCGTTCCCGCTGCGGGAAAAATTGCGGTTGAAAGGCGACACGGTCACCAGGCGGGTTGAGGAGAAGCTGGAGCAAGTCGGGCTGAACGGCATGGGGCACAAATTCCCCGCGGAGCTGAGCGGAGGCATGCGCAAACGCGCCGGCTTGGCCCGCGCGCTGGTGATGGAGCCCGAAATCATTTTGTTCGATGAGCCCACTACTGGACTCGATCCGCTGATGGCGAAGGCCATTCACGATCTCATCGTGGCCATGCAGCAACAATTCGGATTCACGGCGGTGATGGTCAGCCACGAAATTCCCGAGATCTTCGGCATCTCCGATTACGTCGCCATGCTGAAGCACGGGCGTATTGCCGAAATGGCGCCCTCAAGCGAATTCGTGAAGACGACGGATGAGGAGATTCGGGAGTTTATTTTTGTCGGTGGAACGGTCACCGCAAAGGAATTGCCGGCGACATCCCGGTCTTGA
- a CDS encoding ABC transporter permease, with protein sequence MEGIARIGRFTIELTEQMGRMMLFVLSSFAWLTRPPFRLYQIVKQLNFIGYKSTFVVVLTAVFTGMVLALQGYYTLRKFGSEAVLGSAVALSIIRELGPVLAALMVTARAGSAMTAEIGIMRITEQIDALDTMAINPLQYLIAPKLVASLIAVPLLVALFDVVGIYGGYVVGVQLLNGNEGAYWSSIESAVEWKDVYGGILKSLSFGLLISWVCCYKGFHTKHSAEGLGTATTEAVVLSAVLILVWDYFLTSVLL encoded by the coding sequence GTGGAAGGCATTGCGCGTATCGGACGATTCACCATCGAGCTGACGGAGCAGATGGGACGGATGATGCTGTTCGTGCTATCGTCCTTCGCCTGGTTGACCCGCCCGCCGTTCCGGTTGTACCAAATCGTCAAGCAACTGAATTTTATCGGCTACAAGTCTACGTTCGTGGTTGTCCTGACCGCCGTCTTTACCGGCATGGTCCTCGCCCTCCAAGGCTATTACACCTTACGAAAATTCGGTTCGGAAGCGGTGCTCGGCTCTGCCGTGGCCCTCAGCATCATTCGGGAGTTGGGTCCGGTGCTGGCCGCGCTGATGGTCACGGCCCGCGCAGGGTCCGCCATGACGGCCGAAATCGGAATCATGCGGATCACGGAACAGATCGATGCGCTGGATACGATGGCGATCAACCCGCTGCAATATCTGATCGCGCCCAAGCTCGTGGCGAGCCTGATTGCCGTGCCGCTGCTGGTCGCCTTGTTCGATGTCGTCGGCATCTACGGTGGGTATGTCGTCGGGGTGCAACTGCTGAACGGCAATGAGGGCGCCTATTGGAGCTCAATTGAATCGGCGGTGGAATGGAAAGATGTCTATGGCGGCATTCTGAAATCCCTCAGCTTCGGGCTCTTGATCAGCTGGGTCTGCTGTTATAAGGGGTTTCATACCAAACACAGTGCCGAGGGGTTGGGTACTGCGACCACGGAAGCCGTGGTGTTGTCGGCGGTCCTGATTCTGGTGTGGGACTACTTCCTGACGTCGGTGTTGTTATAG
- the shc gene encoding squalene--hopene cyclase, with product MQLLKNLFNRLSDSLLVSVPSRIRAARDFASAPVLRLVSNKPDTTAGESATKRAPSHSTGQLEALEEALRKSQAWFLARQHAAEGYWVAELEADTTLTSEYLMLRRFMDCVDPERERKAIRYLKSAQLPCGGWPIYHGGPAEISASVKAYFALKLSGVSADEPFMQHARTCILDKGGVPAANVFTKIALALFGQYDWRGVPSMPPEIMLLPKRFYFSIYAISYWSRAVLIPLLIIFAKRPQYYVPPEQGIDELYTQPPAEIDYSTVPPFKKDRTWFTARNFFINLDALLKIYDRSPVEWVRQKSLKFAADWMLDHMKGSGGLGAIYPAMANSVMALHCLGYKHDDPLVVKAMREIEELEIHDTVMENGQCVDAMHLQPCHSPVWDTSLLINALVEAGMPQDHPALQKASSWLLSKQTTTVGDWIISSPGAEPGGWYFQFENELFPDVDDSAVVLMALAKVRLSDEEQQRLAIRRGCRWVTAMQGSDGGWGAYDVDNNRIVFNYIPFADHRALLDPSTADLAGRCLEMLATLGYDWTHPSVASALTFVKNDQEQDGSWYGRWGVNYIYGTWSVLSGLRAIGEDLSSPYIRRAVSWVESKQNPDGGWGESCLSYAEVAESGRGESTPSQTAWALLALMAGGVTDSFSLARGIHYLIRNQRKDGSWEEVRHTGTGFPRVFYLRYHWYCQYFPLWALAMYRNLKTRGMTRADELRQLAYQSGQFRSPR from the coding sequence ATGCAACTTCTGAAAAATCTATTCAATCGTTTGTCCGATAGCCTGCTGGTGTCAGTTCCGAGCCGGATCAGGGCCGCGCGTGATTTTGCCTCCGCTCCGGTGTTGCGACTGGTCTCCAACAAGCCCGACACGACGGCAGGCGAGAGTGCCACCAAGCGGGCTCCGTCCCATTCGACCGGTCAGTTGGAAGCGTTGGAAGAAGCGCTCCGGAAGAGCCAGGCCTGGTTTCTTGCCCGACAGCATGCAGCCGAAGGGTATTGGGTTGCAGAACTCGAAGCGGATACCACGCTCACTTCCGAGTATCTGATGTTGCGCCGGTTCATGGACTGTGTGGATCCCGAACGTGAGCGCAAAGCCATTCGATATTTGAAGTCCGCGCAGCTGCCCTGCGGTGGCTGGCCGATTTATCACGGGGGACCGGCCGAGATCAGCGCCTCGGTGAAGGCCTACTTCGCGCTGAAGCTCTCTGGCGTGTCGGCGGACGAGCCCTTCATGCAGCATGCGAGAACGTGCATCCTCGACAAGGGCGGTGTGCCGGCGGCCAACGTCTTCACGAAAATCGCCCTCGCCTTATTCGGCCAGTACGATTGGCGCGGCGTGCCCAGTATGCCGCCGGAAATCATGCTGTTGCCGAAGCGGTTCTATTTCAGCATCTACGCGATTTCCTATTGGTCGCGCGCGGTGCTCATTCCGCTGCTGATCATCTTCGCGAAGCGGCCGCAGTATTATGTGCCGCCCGAACAGGGGATCGACGAGCTGTATACGCAGCCCCCGGCTGAGATCGACTACAGCACGGTGCCGCCTTTCAAGAAGGACCGGACCTGGTTTACCGCGAGAAACTTTTTCATCAATCTCGACGCGCTCCTCAAGATCTACGACCGGTCGCCGGTGGAGTGGGTCCGACAGAAGTCGCTCAAATTCGCCGCCGACTGGATGTTGGATCACATGAAGGGCAGCGGCGGTCTCGGCGCGATCTATCCCGCCATGGCCAATTCCGTCATGGCCCTGCATTGCCTCGGGTATAAACATGATGACCCGTTGGTCGTGAAGGCGATGCGGGAGATTGAAGAACTCGAAATTCACGACACGGTGATGGAGAACGGGCAATGTGTGGATGCCATGCATCTACAACCCTGCCATTCTCCCGTCTGGGATACCTCGCTGCTCATCAATGCGTTGGTCGAAGCGGGAATGCCGCAGGACCATCCGGCGCTGCAGAAGGCCTCAAGCTGGCTGTTGTCGAAACAAACGACCACGGTCGGTGACTGGATCATCTCCTCTCCCGGTGCGGAGCCTGGAGGATGGTATTTCCAATTTGAGAACGAGCTGTTTCCGGATGTCGACGACTCAGCGGTCGTGTTGATGGCTTTGGCCAAAGTGCGCCTATCCGATGAAGAGCAGCAGCGGTTGGCCATTCGCCGTGGCTGCCGGTGGGTGACCGCCATGCAGGGGTCGGATGGCGGCTGGGGCGCCTACGACGTCGACAACAACCGAATCGTCTTCAACTACATTCCCTTCGCCGACCACCGTGCGCTGCTGGATCCCAGCACTGCTGACTTGGCCGGTCGTTGCCTCGAAATGCTTGCGACCTTGGGATATGATTGGACCCATCCCTCGGTGGCATCCGCGCTCACCTTCGTGAAAAACGATCAGGAACAGGATGGCAGTTGGTATGGTCGCTGGGGTGTGAACTACATCTATGGGACCTGGTCGGTGTTGTCCGGTCTGCGCGCCATTGGCGAAGATCTCTCGTCCCCCTATATCCGTCGAGCCGTCAGTTGGGTCGAGTCGAAGCAGAATCCCGACGGCGGCTGGGGCGAGTCCTGTCTCTCGTATGCGGAGGTCGCGGAAAGCGGGCGAGGCGAGAGTACGCCGTCACAAACCGCCTGGGCGCTGTTGGCCCTGATGGCTGGTGGCGTGACTGACTCGTTCAGTCTGGCCAGGGGCATCCACTACCTCATTCGAAATCAGCGGAAGGACGGCTCATGGGAGGAGGTCCGCCATACCGGCACCGGGTTCCCACGCGTGTTCTATCTTCGTTACCATTGGTATTGCCAATACTTCCCCCTCTGGGCGCTGGCTATGTATCGCAACCTCAAGACTCGTGGCATGACGCGAGCCGATGAGTTGCGGCAACTGGCCTATCAATCAGGACAGTTCCGCTCGCCTCGCTGA
- the smc gene encoding chromosome segregation protein SMC, which translates to MYLKTLEMLGFKSFAEAKIQFPKGITAIVGPNGSGKSNVVDSILWVLGEQSTKTLRSEKMEDVIFNGTELRKPLGLVEVSLVIGGLGELRLDAISGLPSELSEYQELMITRRLYRNGDSEYLINKTPCRLKDIRNVLIETRAGSKGHTVIEQGRIEQILQASPQDRRELIEETAGIVRYKKQKAEALRKLESTQQNLLRVRDIVAEVKKQLNSLERQARQARTYQTLQQEAKGLEIELLSRDYRTMHADLEAVDREAREVETLEAEQVAEQARLDSEQEAIRLRMNDAAEAIGRVRETLAGTEQRQSQALTAAEVERNRTELFERQRVQAAQEMQRLAADQEQAQGEIEELRATLLQLDGDIVEQEAQFQQADSEAKTLAGHRAATVAEEERARKDVLNLAVLVANTEQSLTQVTARQQETVARAERVSREREQLVAQVAGLDEQRDLLAAQREEASQRIEGLMAERQAAIERIEGLGGQISGLDRDIVRLSEDVAGVESRLGALQGVVREEMGYGREGEEEGTALKTCEGVKEALAEWLVIPPGLDRAVETILGERVRGWLVDEPAAANRAIEFLKGKELGRGAFIPQQIRWGMDQSAGDPSATWWPTLNGQPGVVGRAVDVVRAQGAASSTLSYLFDGIVIVESVAVALALWNQHQWTAPTGPTYVTLTGETLDAAGVMTGGGTSAGGGLLQRRREVLELEAKRTEAAQALDLARVARDEAAAALGLGREDEQRLGRAIREAEMLELSLQKDDAGVERQRGELHRRMEVLGDELQRGLAEQARLQEEFQSSQSQLAQWVGEKAGQETGLLQVRERLVVIEGQSLAIQQRLTEVRLSVESMRGRREHATNDVARFTQRLDAAQRRVTDLEEQLAGLAEATENSREEQTRQEALCRELGAEVDGIKAELVAAQEQQAQEMSGLHAVEEALTTVRQGLSALHERRMTAEVHKAEVKAHLSTIESTLVGTYQIDPAALLIPAEGQEAPEGEAPAAPVSLLDTPQLREQIQKIRERLDRMGAINLAAIEEHRELEARYQFLTTQEQDLSTSIASLKEIIQRINRTTKDMFVETFNELQQKFRDVFAQFFPGGRAELQLVEEPLEEGAEDNGAREPGVEIVAQPPGKRLKSITMLSGGEKTLTAMALLIASFLIRPTPFCILDEIDAPLDEENIGRFTAVLRSLSATAQFLVITHNKRTMAMADSLFGVTMEEPGVSTLISVKLGDLQPA; encoded by the coding sequence GTGTATCTGAAGACCCTGGAAATGCTCGGCTTCAAGTCATTCGCGGAGGCGAAAATCCAATTTCCGAAAGGCATCACGGCCATCGTGGGTCCGAACGGGAGTGGTAAGAGCAACGTGGTGGATTCCATCCTCTGGGTCTTGGGCGAGCAAAGCACCAAAACGCTTCGGAGCGAGAAGATGGAAGACGTCATCTTCAACGGCACGGAACTACGCAAGCCGTTGGGGTTGGTGGAGGTGTCGCTGGTGATCGGCGGCCTGGGCGAGTTGCGGCTGGATGCGATTTCCGGCCTGCCGAGCGAATTGAGCGAATACCAAGAACTCATGATTACGCGGCGCCTCTATCGGAACGGCGACAGCGAATATCTCATCAATAAGACGCCATGCCGGCTCAAAGACATCCGCAATGTATTGATCGAGACGAGAGCCGGCTCCAAGGGCCATACGGTTATCGAGCAGGGACGGATCGAGCAGATTCTTCAGGCCTCGCCACAAGACCGACGGGAACTGATCGAGGAAACCGCCGGCATCGTCCGGTACAAAAAGCAAAAGGCTGAAGCGCTGCGCAAATTAGAATCCACCCAGCAAAACCTGCTGCGGGTGCGCGACATTGTGGCGGAAGTGAAGAAGCAACTGAACTCGTTGGAGCGGCAGGCTCGCCAGGCCAGGACCTATCAGACGTTACAGCAGGAAGCCAAGGGGCTGGAGATCGAACTGTTGTCCCGTGATTATCGCACGATGCATGCCGATTTGGAGGCGGTGGACCGCGAAGCCCGTGAAGTGGAAACGCTGGAGGCCGAACAGGTCGCCGAGCAGGCTCGGCTGGATTCTGAGCAAGAAGCCATTCGACTGCGGATGAACGATGCAGCGGAAGCGATTGGGCGAGTACGGGAGACGTTAGCCGGCACCGAACAGCGCCAGTCACAAGCCTTGACGGCGGCGGAAGTTGAGCGAAACCGGACAGAACTCTTCGAGCGGCAACGGGTCCAAGCTGCGCAGGAAATGCAACGGCTGGCGGCGGATCAGGAGCAGGCGCAGGGTGAGATTGAAGAATTACGGGCGACGCTTCTTCAACTCGATGGGGATATCGTCGAGCAGGAGGCGCAATTCCAGCAGGCCGACAGTGAGGCGAAAACACTGGCCGGGCATCGCGCCGCAACAGTCGCTGAAGAAGAACGTGCGCGAAAAGACGTCCTGAATCTGGCCGTGCTTGTTGCCAACACCGAGCAGAGCCTCACGCAGGTGACAGCGCGCCAACAGGAAACCGTCGCCCGAGCCGAGCGTGTCTCGCGCGAACGGGAACAGCTGGTGGCTCAGGTGGCCGGGCTCGACGAGCAGCGCGACCTGCTTGCGGCGCAGCGCGAAGAGGCCTCGCAGCGCATCGAGGGCCTCATGGCCGAACGCCAGGCGGCCATTGAGCGCATTGAAGGGCTGGGGGGGCAAATCTCCGGACTCGATCGCGATATCGTTCGGTTGTCCGAAGATGTGGCCGGAGTGGAATCGCGCCTCGGCGCACTCCAAGGTGTCGTGCGAGAGGAAATGGGGTATGGCCGCGAAGGGGAAGAGGAAGGCACGGCGCTGAAGACATGCGAAGGGGTCAAGGAGGCGCTGGCTGAGTGGCTGGTGATTCCGCCCGGCCTGGACCGTGCCGTCGAGACGATTCTCGGTGAGCGGGTACGCGGCTGGTTGGTCGATGAGCCTGCCGCTGCCAATCGCGCCATAGAATTTCTGAAAGGCAAGGAGCTTGGCCGCGGGGCGTTTATCCCGCAGCAGATTCGATGGGGAATGGATCAGTCGGCCGGTGATCCTTCGGCGACCTGGTGGCCGACGCTGAACGGGCAACCGGGAGTCGTCGGTCGCGCGGTGGATGTGGTCCGTGCGCAAGGCGCGGCGTCATCTACCCTGAGTTACCTGTTTGACGGCATCGTCATCGTGGAGTCCGTTGCGGTGGCCCTGGCGCTCTGGAATCAACATCAGTGGACGGCTCCAACCGGGCCCACCTATGTGACGCTTACCGGTGAGACGCTCGATGCCGCCGGGGTGATGACCGGTGGCGGCACCAGCGCCGGCGGCGGCTTGCTCCAGCGTCGGCGCGAAGTGTTGGAGTTGGAGGCGAAACGGACCGAAGCGGCGCAGGCGTTGGATCTCGCCAGGGTGGCCCGAGACGAGGCTGCGGCTGCGTTAGGGTTGGGACGTGAAGACGAACAGCGCCTGGGCCGGGCAATCCGGGAAGCGGAAATGTTGGAATTGTCGCTGCAGAAAGACGACGCGGGTGTGGAGCGTCAGCGTGGAGAATTGCACCGGCGCATGGAGGTGTTGGGCGACGAACTGCAGCGTGGACTAGCCGAGCAGGCGCGGCTCCAAGAAGAATTTCAGTCGAGCCAGTCGCAGCTGGCACAGTGGGTGGGCGAAAAGGCCGGCCAGGAAACCGGCCTGCTCCAAGTGCGGGAACGATTGGTGGTCATCGAAGGCCAAAGTCTGGCGATCCAGCAGCGACTGACCGAGGTCCGGCTGTCGGTAGAAAGTATGCGCGGCAGGCGGGAGCATGCTACCAACGATGTTGCGCGGTTCACGCAACGGCTCGATGCCGCACAGCGGCGGGTGACCGACCTTGAAGAACAATTGGCTGGGCTGGCGGAAGCGACAGAGAACAGTCGCGAAGAGCAGACCAGGCAGGAAGCGCTGTGCCGTGAGTTGGGAGCCGAAGTGGACGGCATCAAGGCGGAGTTGGTTGCAGCGCAAGAGCAGCAGGCGCAGGAGATGAGCGGCTTGCATGCCGTCGAAGAAGCGTTGACCACGGTCCGGCAGGGATTGTCGGCCTTGCACGAACGACGCATGACTGCGGAGGTGCACAAGGCGGAAGTGAAGGCGCATCTCTCGACGATTGAAAGCACCCTGGTCGGCACGTATCAGATTGATCCAGCCGCCCTGCTCATACCGGCGGAGGGGCAAGAGGCACCGGAAGGGGAAGCCCCGGCTGCGCCGGTCTCCCTGCTCGACACGCCCCAATTGCGGGAACAGATTCAGAAAATCCGCGAGCGCCTGGATCGTATGGGCGCGATCAATCTGGCGGCGATTGAAGAACATCGCGAATTGGAGGCACGGTACCAATTCCTCACGACGCAAGAGCAGGACTTGTCGACCTCCATTGCGTCGCTCAAGGAAATTATCCAGCGGATCAACCGCACGACCAAGGACATGTTCGTGGAGACCTTCAACGAACTGCAGCAGAAATTCCGTGACGTCTTTGCGCAGTTCTTTCCCGGCGGGCGTGCGGAATTGCAGTTGGTGGAAGAGCCGCTGGAGGAAGGTGCGGAGGACAACGGGGCGCGAGAGCCGGGGGTGGAAATTGTGGCGCAGCCGCCGGGGAAACGCCTGAAGAGCATCACCATGTTGTCCGGCGGAGAGAAAACGTTGACCGCGATGGCGCTGCTGATCGCGAGCTTCCTGATTCGTCCGACGCCGTTTTGTATCCTGGACGAAATCGATGCGCCCTTGGACGAAGAAAACATCGGCCGATTTACGGCGGTGTTGCGCAGCTTGTCGGCGACCGCGCAATTTCTCGTCATCACGCACAACAAGCGGACGATGGCCATGGCGGATTCGCTGTTCGGTGTGACGATGGAAGAGCCGGGTGTGTCGACGTTGATCTCGGTCAAGCTCGGCGATCTTCAACCGGCCTAG
- the ispH gene encoding 4-hydroxy-3-methylbut-2-enyl diphosphate reductase: MKIYLANPRGFCAGVDRAIDIVDLSLKKYGAPIYVRHEIVHSRHVVNSLRQKGAVFVEELNEVPEGSVVIFSAHGVAKSVWEEAQSRRLHVIDATCPLVIKVHNEVNRDYTQGYELILIGHAGHPEVIGTLGQIPDKFHLVSSVQDVETLQVEKTQNLSYVTQTTLSVDECRDIVEALHHRFPNIKGPHQEDICYATQNRQNAVKSLSKLVDVILVIGSPNSSNSNRLRELGEHCGIPSYLIDAASDINPDWLRDAKSVGLSAGASAPEVLVTEVVAYLKRLGSSEEVEELTVIEEDVEFLLPKELVTIESASRKTASVN; the protein is encoded by the coding sequence ATGAAGATATATTTGGCCAATCCTCGGGGATTTTGCGCGGGCGTCGATCGCGCGATTGATATCGTCGATTTGTCGCTCAAGAAATATGGCGCGCCGATTTATGTGCGCCACGAGATCGTGCATAGCCGGCATGTGGTGAACTCGCTGAGGCAGAAGGGCGCCGTGTTCGTGGAGGAGTTGAACGAGGTTCCCGAAGGCTCAGTCGTGATTTTCAGCGCCCACGGTGTGGCGAAGTCCGTGTGGGAAGAGGCGCAGAGCCGCCGTCTGCACGTGATCGACGCCACCTGCCCGTTGGTGATCAAAGTCCATAACGAAGTGAATCGCGACTACACGCAGGGGTATGAATTGATTCTGATCGGCCATGCTGGCCATCCGGAAGTCATCGGCACCCTGGGGCAGATTCCGGATAAGTTCCACCTCGTATCTTCCGTACAAGATGTCGAGACGTTGCAGGTGGAAAAAACGCAGAATCTGTCATACGTCACCCAGACGACGCTGAGCGTGGATGAATGCCGCGACATTGTTGAAGCGCTGCACCATCGGTTCCCCAACATCAAGGGGCCACATCAGGAAGATATTTGTTACGCCACCCAGAATCGCCAGAATGCGGTCAAGTCCTTGTCGAAGTTGGTCGATGTGATTCTTGTGATCGGATCGCCGAATAGTTCGAATTCCAACCGTCTGCGGGAGTTGGGTGAGCACTGTGGCATTCCCTCCTATCTCATCGACGCCGCCTCGGACATCAACCCTGACTGGCTCAGGGACGCGAAGAGTGTCGGTTTGTCAGCCGGCGCCTCGGCCCCTGAAGTGTTGGTGACGGAAGTGGTGGCCTATCTGAAGCGCCTGGGCTCGTCTGAAGAGGTCGAAGAACTGACCGTCATCGAAGAGGATGTGGAGTTTCTCCTGCCGAAAGAGCTGGTGACGATCGAGTCCGCTTCGCGTAAAACCGCATCGGTCAATTAG
- a CDS encoding response regulator transcription factor translates to MPSPTTAHKKILIVEDEKDILQLVKLYLEKEGYRTVSAMTGMEGLRQVTAEHPDLVILDLMLPELDGLEVCTRIRLNRETALLPILMLTAKAEESDTVIGLELGADDYVTKPFSPKALVARVKALLRRLDRHANSPQTQYQYGSLTVDLSRHEVRLNGEEITLTAKEFGLLEHLLRNVGRVLTRDVLLSAVWGYDYYGTTRTVDVHVRRLKQKLPILEDAIVSIKSLGYKLREADVPA, encoded by the coding sequence ATGCCCTCCCCGACCACGGCGCACAAAAAAATCCTGATCGTCGAAGACGAAAAAGACATTCTTCAGCTCGTGAAGTTGTACCTGGAGAAAGAGGGATACCGGACGGTGTCCGCCATGACCGGCATGGAAGGACTGCGCCAGGTGACCGCCGAACATCCGGACCTGGTCATCCTGGATCTCATGCTCCCCGAACTGGACGGTTTGGAAGTGTGCACACGCATCCGCCTGAATCGAGAAACCGCACTCCTGCCCATCCTCATGCTGACCGCCAAGGCGGAGGAATCCGACACGGTGATCGGGCTGGAACTGGGAGCCGACGACTACGTCACCAAACCCTTCAGCCCCAAGGCGCTGGTGGCGCGGGTGAAGGCCCTGCTCCGGCGATTGGATCGCCATGCGAACAGCCCGCAGACGCAGTATCAATATGGCTCGCTGACGGTGGATCTTTCCCGGCATGAGGTCCGGCTGAATGGCGAAGAAATCACCCTCACGGCCAAAGAGTTCGGCCTGTTGGAGCACCTGCTGCGCAACGTGGGACGGGTGCTGACCCGCGACGTGTTACTCAGCGCAGTCTGGGGGTATGACTATTACGGAACAACACGCACCGTGGACGTGCATGTGCGGCGCTTGAAACAGAAACTCCCGATCCTGGAGGACGCCATCGTGTCGATCAAGTCACTCGGCTATAAATTGCGCGAAGCCGACGTCCCTGCATGA